The window ttaaatcaaatagaTGGTAAATATACAAATATCTGTTGGAGGTACAAGAAAAAGGTTGGACCATATAAAGGTGATGGAATTGTGACTGCACAAAAATAGGGGACATGGTGTTTAAAGAAATTATAGCACTTTTGAATGTAAATTTAGACATGTCACCAAGAATTGCATTACTGTTGCTGGTGGAAAAATGGGatataaatgaaacaaaaaaggaATTGCTTGTAAATTTGATAATGGCAGCTAGATTAGTGATGGCTAAATATTGGGGACAAAATTGCGATATTCAAAGAAATGAGTTGTGTAATAAAATCTGGAGTATGGCAACAAATGATAGTGTTAGTGATAGCAAATGATAGTGATAGCAAAGGgaataagaatacagtgatccctcgagtatcgcgagggttacgttccaagacccctcatgatactcgatttttcgcaatatagtggtgcggaagtaaaaacaccatctgcgcatgcgtgcccttttttccatggccgcgcatgcgcagatggtgtttttacttctgcacctgggaagacccagggaaggttccttccgccgcccagcagctgatctgctcggcagcgccgcagcagcgaggagccgaagatccgggtttccccgccgcccacgcaaaggggaaaccccgatcttcggcttctcgctgctgccgcgcccgccgcttgtccacccgccacttgtccgccgcctgcctgcccgccgcttgtccgtcgcctcgcttgtccgcccgccgcttgtccgccgcctgcctgcctgcagcagcagcgagcagacgaagatcggggtttccccgccgcccacgcaaaggggaaaccccggctccttgctgatgcacccgcccgcccgccgcccgccagcaagagggggagagatagagaaagagagagaaggaaagaaagagatgagagagggaggaagagagtgtgagagaggaagaagcaagatagagaaagagagagagaaagaaagatgagaaaggaaggaagagagtgacgtcatcgggtggaaaaatcgcgatatagcgtttcgcgaagaacgagatcgcgaaaatctagggatcactgtatactttatGTTGTTTTGGAGGGGATAGGGATACAATTGGAATGTGTATATCTTTTAGTTGTTATAGACAAAGAAATGTAGGGAGGGATGGTCTCTTTTAAACAACATTGTCCAAGCGTGCATGggcgcctctctctctccctctctctctctgtcactgcAGCATGCGCGTGCCTGTatatttctcaatttttttttaaggataaAGGGGGGGGGTCCTAGGGTACCCCTTTTGGGGTCCAGGGTTGGGAGCCTTTTGAAGAAGAGGGAGCTTTTTTCAGGTTCCCCCCTGTCCCCAGAGGAAGTGCCATGAGGAGGCATCTCAGTTGTGGAACCCAGCCGGGAAGGTGAAGAGGGAGCCATGCACAGCAATTGTCAAACGTTTCCCACCTCCTGCTGGGAGGATGCGCAGCTCCTAACCTCTGCCTTCACTCTAGCTGCCCTCACCGCCAACCCTCGCTGGCAGAGCCTTTGTCAGCCCCCATTCTTTTGACTCCGGCTTTTCCGCTGCAGCTGCAAAAGAGATTGCGCTTTACTTTCAGCACACGGGACTCCCCATCCTAAGCCTGCTGACCTTGAAGGGCATAAGCAGTGCTCCCCCCCAGACTTGTGCACCAGGCAAGCTGACCCTCCCTCACATGCCACCTCCAAATTCCACCCCGCCACAAGAAGTGTGTCCTGCCTGGGACTTGCAGCTCCATTGCATTCCTCGGTGTTCTGTCCAGGGAAGGAAGCCCATTGtacaaacaaaagaaaataagttTGATCGAACTCGCAACAAGTTTTCTTTTGCAAATACAATGGGCTTCCTTCCCTGGGCACAACGCTGAGGGACACAATGGAACTGCAAATTCCAGGTAGGGCATACATCTCACAGCTCTCCCCACCATGAGATGCCATCCTAGAGGCTCGTCCAGAGTGGCTGCTGCCCTGGGTGGGTTTGGAAGCTGAAGAGCTGAAGAgtttgggagaaagaaagaaagaaagacttctgctgctttcCTTCCACGCAGCCAAAAGCAGAAGCTTTCTTTTCCCCAACTCCAGCTGTTAGGCTGGTCGCTCTTTACCCAGCAGCTTCTGCCTGTTCCAATTCTCCCCTTTGttcttttttgcactctggagtggGGAAAACAGCACAGCAGCAAacgggtcattctttgtcaagtggaccagacgtccaatttcaatgaaacttcaCCCATACCGCtatattccttatggtataaaactgaggtgtgaAAAATTTTAGGTCCATATTCCACTTGCTAAAAATTAATTGTTTTCAATCATATATATCATAAAAATAACATATTTGATAGAAAAAACCCTTGctatttctaatgaaataaaaatgaagatgattaaaagtGAAAAAACAGAGCTACAAGGCATTAAAGATGGTCAAAATTTGGAGCAAAAAATTTTGTGGtcattttaaaactaaaataactCCAAGAATACTTACAAGCGGGTGCTAAAACTTGGAATAATTGACAAGTAACTTTTAAGCAAGTGTGCCAAAGTATGccactgagtctttggagaggggcggcatacaaatctaataaattattattattattattattattattattattactattattactattattactattattatttttgaaagctTCACTAGTTTGCAAGATATTGGAGCCACAAAATGGCTAAAAATTTGTCGCACCACGTTTTTCCTCAACTTTGACCTCAGGTCACACAGCAACCATTAGTCTAAGATGCTTGAAACTTTTTCAATATGTTTTGCCCTAAACATTGTGCTGATCCACCAAGTTTCCCCCTTATATTACTACTAGTTTCCATTCTAGagctcctcaaacttggcaaaaaGCTTTGTGGAACTCACGCGACATTTTGTCACCCTTGAATGTTTAGAATATggacctaaaattttgcacacctcagttttataccataaggaatatatatgcaaagtttcattgaaattaaaGGTGGTTGagtggggaagattctggaaattgGTCCACTTGATAAAGAATGACcgaaaccagaagtgcatttttccgaatttctggtttgtccgtcaccaggcttcagaaaggcctgtgtgcacACACAGGGGGAAGGAAAGGCATGTGagcaccccttttggcacacgaaccacgCTCACCTGCAACTTGCACAGCCCAGTTCCCAATGGACTGGGGGTTTGGGAAACCTGACCTTAAACTattactttttcatttttttgcaaTTTAGGAAAAGGAGGTAAAAACAGACGACGTGGTAAGAATGAGAATGAATCTGAAAAAAGAGAGTTGGTTTTTAAAGAGGATGGACAAGGTAAGATGTATTGTCTTTTTTCATTTCCTAATATTAAGCAGTTCTACAGGAGGAAAGCTTATTTGTTGTGTTCttacagaatatttatttatttatttatttattcaatttttatgccgcccttctccttagactcagggcggcttacaacatgttagcaatagcacttttttaacagaataTTGTATTGATAGAGGAAAAATTAGGCCTCACCCAAGTAATGTACTAacaaaaagaacatttttttgttGAAAAATTGATAAAAGTTGCAGAGAGATTAGAATGTATATAATGAGAAATATAGTGGAAAGAAAGTTTTTGGGAAAGTACTGTACAGTACAACATTTGGTATGTATCTAAGTGTCTACAATAAAAAAATCTTAGTTTCTTTGTACACTTTCATTAATGGTGTCATTTGGTTCTTTGGTGTTGACGTATTCTTTTAAAACATTAAGCTGAAATAAGGTAAATTTCAGTTTAGCTTAAAATCttagtttgtttttaaaagtagTATTGCATATAAAAGAATTAATACAATTCCTGTATTACATTGGATGccataatattaatttaaattttgATTGGACATGCAGGAAGCCATAGAATGAAAAGACAGAACCCAAAAATACATGAATTAATGTGCTCATATCACAATACAGAGGTCCCGTAGCcagttacatgtttttttttcaaaaaagcatTATATTGTTATAAAAAATGTAGGACAGATTTAATCCTAGCGTAAGATATCTTATATTGGTTTAgcataatacattttatttttaattgaaggGATGAAAATTTGCAGCCTTTTgatattgaattgaataaataaataaataaatattggtgtgtgtgtgtgtgagagagaggggggggacatTCCTAGGTGATATGGAGAGggattgtattttgtttttacatGGCAATATTTGCTGCTGAACAGCTGCCAAAGCTTTTCATACATTGAAGCATTCCCACTCAGCAGAGCTTAtctggacattttttaaaaaaatgagcaaGCTGAGAAACCTGTCACTTACAAAACCAAACGACTGCACCCCACTTCCAGGAGAAAAAGAACATGTCCTTGCTATTCTGTTCATGTATTCCTGTTCCTGACTCCACTACAGAAGATTCTCACCTGGAACTGAATCCCAgcatttaaaattacaatgggACCACATGATAACAAGGCAAAAGAGCGGGCAGCTTGCGTGGCAAGGAAAGTGATGGGAGCTGAAGCTTTACAAAATCTTGACTCTAGTGAATCAGAACTGAAAAATTAAGGATCCCTAGAGAGTTAATCTTCTGCTGGAATACGTCTCTGATAACCTTCTTGAAGTTGTATGTCACAGGAACTTCATTAATTCATGATCTTTAGATTGGACAGGTAACTCTTAAACACATTAAAAAGTCATGGATCAGATTGAGAATATTAGAAGAATTAACTATTAATTCATTATGGAATTAATTCTctgttaggattttttttttttttttttaaacattattcCAAGCTCTCATGCAAAACATGTTGATGCAAGGCTTAGTGATGGAGTTTTCACATTTCTTTTTGGAAAGATAAATGGGTATCCAGTCATTCCTAAGTAGAGCAGTGCCAAAATCTtagcaggagagagagacagcTGAAGAGGACATTCTGGTATTAATAGAGGAAGAAAGGGTACTGTACAGAAGGGAAAGTCCATTGTGGTCATCCAGAATAATTTGTATGTCACTGTTTAGAAGCAAGAAAACATTAGCAAGTGAGGAAATGGAAGGCCACAAATCAGTGGAGCATTTCTCCAGtgtttttaatgcattttatttttcatttttcatctcAGTGACTCAGTAGTCAGCTCTGCCTTATGATTACTGTTTCAGTTTTGATGGATTCAAGTAATTTCACAGGCCTGGAGTGTACTTTTACTTATCCAGAATGCCATGTTCACCATATAAAATTTCAAATGCCAATGACTACATTATAGTGAAGTATGAAGGAATCGTAAGCTACCTTTCAAATATTCTGAACTTtttgctcaaatgcaaaaggagagacattgttttcttttgcttttaatttgttttgctaatCCTCTGCCAAAAAAACCAGAACTCGGGGCCAAGTCTGGCTCTTTGAACCCTATTTttagctgcaacagcctcctgctgcCCACTGCCTGAAAAAAGCTTTAGGAGTCCAACATTTGCCATATATCTGTATTTTGTACCACCTGAAGCTTCCAGATATTTTTTGAAGTACTTTTATATGTATCTGTAGCATTGGCACATACACAAAGCAAGGCTCGCATGACAATACCATGTCTGCCATCTTGATATTTTTGACATACAAGTACCTAATGAATACCACTGCACAAATAAGTAAACTGGTGTAAATTCCAAGCAATTTAAAAAGTGAAACAGAACAGCTTGAATTGAGATTGAACAAAGATGGGAATAGAGTACTCATATAGCAATATGTTTTAAGAATAACCAATAGTTGGCTGTACCAGCTCaggtttagatattttttaaattatacttaGATTTAAAAAGTAATATAAGATTACAAGCCTCCAACATGTTATCTTATCTGGATTTAGTTACTGCTACCCATCTGGATCCTCATACGAATAAAGAAATTCAAATAGCTATAGCTATTTTATGATACAATGTTTTTAAAATCAACTGTCATGTATTAACATCTTGAGTCTGTTTCTCTCTGGTATAATAGCTATAAAgatgttatattattataaagTTGTCAAATTCTTCCAGAATATGCCCAAGTTATCAAGATGTTGGGAAATGGCAGGCTGGAGGCATTATGTTTCGATGGTGTAAAAAGGCTGTGTCATATCAGGGGAAAGTTAAGAAAAAAGGTATGTTAAAGCATTCTGCTATATGGGCAACCTCAAATACTGTATGTTGTATATTAAACAATTAATGTTACAGTATCTTATGTATATATCCTGCGACTGGTTCCAAGTTCTTGATTTGATGGAGTGACCTGTGCCCTTCATAGCACAATATTttctatacatactgtatataactaGTGATTCAAGAAAACATTTTATTATCCTGTGTTTTGACTGCTGAATTTGttgatttctttgtttttcttttaatttttgtatcATTTTTTCTGCTCAAATTTCTGGTGCCTGTGGGCGTGTCCCTTctcagaaaataataaaaaaaaatagcttcaggacatgcacagaagcaaaattaacTTCTGCCCATGCAGCGCCCACAGatcagcaccaacagaaccggctctgtgacatctgtaggaacccacctctgaaacaTGTAATATGTCTTGTTCTGTTTGCAGAACTCTGATTTTGGATGTCCTATGCCTGAACTGAAAAGTCTTTCTcaagattttaattttttaaaatccatgcaCAGAAAAAGATAGGGCTGTTTTCATCTGGGTGGAAGTGTTTAACAGGGAGGCAGAAGAAAGGCAAGGAACTGAATCTGCAGCTGAAGGGGAAAGGCTGAATGGGCCAGAGGGATGTGCTGTCCTTGGATCTAAAGGGGAGGTGAAGAGAATGATGTGCATCATTCTTGCCCTAATTGCCTGCTTGGAGTTGTTTTTATCTAAAATCTGAAACAATAAAAGCACGTTTGGTTCTGCCAAATCATGGTTGACTCtataaatcagaggtccccaaccgccggtccgcggaccaggaccgggccgttgggggttttcagccggtccgcggcgccgctgccctcccggcagagaacattatgcaggacggggtggggcgttgggcagtgacgcagccctccacacttctccacagggcggggagaatcaggaggctcctttggcggctgtgggctgcctggctttgtgattttggctggggagggagttaggaaggtcctacttctccccccccagccaaaaattcaaagcctatctgctggatacgggcgatgagtgggacagagcggcgcggaagcctcttgcagcagctgccacagccaccggcttcggcgccgctcgtcccgcccatcgcccgtatccagcagaagctgctgcccgagtgctcttggccggcgggattcaaagtgctggggtggggggtgtcctgacagcccccccaccccagtgcttcgcctcccgctgggacaccccccaccccagtactttaaatcccgccggccaagagcactcgggcagcagcttctgccagacacgggcaatgagcgggacgagcggcgccgaagccggtggctgtggcagctgctgcaagaggcttccgcgccgctctgtcccactcatcgcccgtatctagcagataggctttgaatttttggctgggggggggagaagtaggaccttcctaactccccccccagccaaaatcacaaagccaggcagcccccagccgccaaaggagcctcctaattctccccgccctgtggagaagtgtggagggctgcgtcactaagctccacccctccataaccccacccccatatgaccaaagcccccccccccccgggccgtggaaaactcgtctaacttaaagccggtccctggtgctaaaaaggttggggacctctgctataaaTGGTTCAATTGAACCCATGAAACAATTATTTTTCTTACACTTGAATCAAAATATTTTCCTGTTTTGCACATACACCTGTTCTCTATATTTTGTTTGTTACTTTTCACAATGTGCATTTCCAGCTGATTGTGGTTCTGGTGGTAAATACTTCACATTTGAAGAATTTCACTGATTATATCTCCTCCAATTTCCCTTACACATTTTCTTGTTATATTTCATACTGTTTTGAGCACTGAAAACACATCTTAGATTAAATTAAAGAGTTCTCCAGTGCTGTCTTCCTTCTCTATAAAGAACTGCTCTGTTACTTAATTTATCCCATTGCTAATTACTCATTCCAGGTATTCTCCCCTCTAACTATAAGCATGCAACATTTTGAATGTATTCTGTATTAGTATTGCAGGCTATAACAAAGCCTCAATGGTCCAAGATTAATGGAATAGGGCTGTTGTACAtttcaaaactttaaaaactttaaaaatttctACAAtcagaattctgaaagttgaaagtGGAATCTTGTTAATTTTTTCCCATATGGTGTTTATACTCCAGAGTGCATAACTAAATGTGAAGACATGCAGGTAGACCCAATTGTGATTTAACCTCTCCATAAGTGTGCAATATTAGGTACACATCATATGGTATTCAGTAACTGATCAAGAACTTTaattatataccctgtttccccccaaataagacatcccctgataataagcccaattgggcttttgagtacctggcaataaggccaagcacttatttaaaggtttaaaaaatataaaacagggtcttattttcgtggAAACATGGTAGCATTcattaagatttattttttatctcAGCCAGTTGAAGATCTTTTAAAGATTACATTTCCTTAAGTGTTTCAAGTGAGAattcatataattttttaaatgttagtctggaaaaaaggataaaactatcagttttttcttttgatttttagGTTTGGATAAATACATCAGATATCATATTGGTGGGATTAAGAGACTACCAGGTCAGTATATTATGTTACTATTATTACATACTATAATGCAATGTGATGACAGTTTGGTTTATTTTTTGTCACCAAACAGTTGAACTCATAAGCACTGATGTAGTCAATCACATTTaccatatacagtgaaccctcgatcatcgcgagggttccgttccaggaccccacgcgatgatcgatttttagcgaagtagcggtgcggaagtaaaaacaccatctgcgcttgcgcagatggtgtttttgcttccactgccgcccgcccttcgcccgcccaccccgttgctcgcgcccgcccaccccattgctcacgctgttgctggggccgcttcccagctggggagccgagctagggagtcccgaccgcccgc of the Erythrolamprus reginae isolate rEryReg1 chromosome 4, rEryReg1.hap1, whole genome shotgun sequence genome contains:
- the EIF1AX gene encoding eukaryotic translation initiation factor 1A, X-chromosomal, whose translation is MPKNKGKGGKNRRRGKNENESEKRELVFKEDGQEYAQVIKMLGNGRLEALCFDGVKRLCHIRGKLRKKVWINTSDIILVGLRDYQDNKADVILKYNADEARSLKAYGELPEHAKINETDTFGPGDDDEIQFDDIGDDDEDIDDI